The following are from one region of the Magallana gigas chromosome 6, xbMagGiga1.1, whole genome shotgun sequence genome:
- the LOC105327132 gene encoding retrovirus-related Pol polyprotein from transposon 412 has translation MTCAELPPPTRLEGAKILIVTRVSEKIIDLRQKTKLLVQHTDLNCDRIQAKASTKVFLGDKMCSFMPRPHNYYLRTVYDVDEDIDDFELEVEDNQELEDTSEAEVMTSIQLEKFGGGDENAAAWLAKYRQDFLVENKVEIDFSSETMTIPGNKPLVFHRLQDAGLTLKPSKCQFAVEQVSYLGHRFSKNGVMVDPSKIALVQDYPVPKNQNEIRSFMGLCNYYRKFVNSYSIIASPLNELLQKNIPFEWTTDCQKSFETLKASLSSAPVLAYPNMSEPFILTCDASASAIGFILGQLQNGKEHPVAYGGRSLNKAERKWGITDRECLAVIEGIKHFRVYLANNHFKVITDHRALKWLQNQKDLTGRLGRWALRLQEYDFEVVYRPGVTNQNADAMSRRPYSSDHNADDNTKNDRPEVQVSIVDKSLPLSDETCKTVFTYEENPSVHLVDAEPQPSLPDFCEIGQLQRVGESKMQHLIKYLETQELPDDEKLAKTILYMENYFVLENNVLYHFYEPRTKGKTDTSKSIKQLWLPETLRTAALQAYHDNLAGGCHLGITRTHRALQQKYFWHGMYQDVHDYISSCDVCQRIKRPTNHLNAPLQPLPISDTLETWHIDFLSFNKTTEGYQHVLVVTDSLSKWIEAFPTKTQEASEVAWILYAEIFARYGAPVTLVSDRGKNFMSKLVSALCEFFKIKKIATSPYHPQSNSPVERYNSVISQCLRAYIDKEQNNWPKLLPSVLMSLRRSPCTESTQYSPYKMLFGKEMNLAFDTQIIPKETMGKDAKQHFDALLDELKMVEDTAKQNVSQKREQTTATNNVKSKEPSFRMLQQVLVKVEKTPVGFSKKLHAKWEGPYYIVKITGNNTYGLRKCSDNKLLKASIHANRLKAYHDPQDRRLQPVEDQNLDAGKNDNELAEQDNKLQNQTGKPLAPNNTVTDFPHTAENANMQQTAAPSNPSNGWFPIKKIVKSRYVQGKRQYLVDWEGKYAKSWLQEEDLGPGLIHLKVQNAVVYFLHHPCGFSGFTCGKFQQD, from the exons ATGACATGTGCGGAACTCCCACCACCAACCAGGCTTGAAGGGGCGAAGATTTTGATCGTAACCCGTGTGTCGGAGAAGATAATCGACCTTCGTCAAAAAACCAAGCTCCTGGTACAGCATACAGATCTAAACTGCGACAGAATCCAGGCAAAAGCCAGCACCAAGGTCTTTCTAGGGGACAAGATGTGCTCATTT ATGCCAAGGCCCCACAACTACTATCTTCGTACAGTGTACGACGTGGACGAGGACATTGACGATTTTGAACTAGAAGTCGAGGACAACCAAGAACTAGAGGACACCTCAGAAGCCGAGGTAATGACTTCTATTCAATTGGAGAAGTTTGGGGGTGGCGATGAGAACGCCGCAGCATGGCTGGCCAAATATCGCCA AGATTTTCTTGTTGAGAATAAGGTAGAAATAGATTTTTCCTCAGAGACCATGACGATCCCAGGAAACAAACCTCTG GTTTTTCATAGACTACAGGACGCTGGACTTACACTAAAGCCGTCCAAATGCCAGTTTGCAGTAGAACAGGTATCGTATCTTGGGCACAGGTTCTCTAAAAACGGTGTTATGGTTGATCCATCCAAGATTGCGTTGGTACAGGACTATCCTGTTCCTAAGAACCAGAATGAGATACGAAGCTTCATGGGTCTCTGCAATTATTATCGTAAGTTTGTCAATTCGTATTCTATTATTGCATCTCCTTTAAACGAGCTTCTTCAGAAAAATATTCCCTTTGAGTGGACAACAGACTGCCAGAAATCCTTTGAAACGCTTAAAGCTTCACTCTCCTCAGCACCAGTCTTAGCTTATCCAAACATGTCAGAACCTTTTATCTTGACGTGTGACGCTTCTGCATCGGCTATTGGATTTATATTGGGACAACTGCAGAATGGTAAGGAACATCCAGTAGCGTACGGGGGCCGATCGCTCAACAAAGCTGAACGGAAATGGGGGATAACAGATAGAGAATGCTTAGCTGTCATAGAAGGTATCAAACATTTTCGTGTCTATTTAGCAAACAACCATTTCAAGGTAATAACAGATCACAGAGCTCTGAAATGGCTACAAAACCAGAAAGATCTAACTGGACGACTCGGACGATGGGCTCTACGATTACAAGAGTACGATTTTGAGGTAGTATATCGCCCCGGAGTTACCAATCAAAATGCAGACGCCATGTCCAGACGACCATATTCCAGTGATCACAATGCAGACGACAACACGAAGAATGACAGACCAGAAGTACAAGTAAGCATTGTTGACAAAAGTTTGCCACTTTCTGATGAGACGTGTAAAACTGTTTTTACGTACGAGGAGAACCCCTCTGTTCACCTGGTGGATGCAGAACCACAACCAAGTTTGCCAGATTTTTGTGAGATTGGTCAACTACAACGAGTTGGTGAGTCAAAGATGCAACATCTAATCAAATACCTAGAAACGCAGGAATTGCCGGATGATGAGAAGTTGGCTAAAACCATACTCTACATGGAGAACTACTTTGTACTTGAGAATAACGTTCTCTACCACTTTTATGAGCCAAGAACAAAAGGTAAAACTGATACTAGCAAATCAATTAAACAGTTATGGCTGCCTGAGACCTTGCGTACAGCTGCCCTACAAGCCTACCACGACAACCTAGCTGGAGGATGTCACTTGGGAATAACAAGAACACACAGAGCCCTACAACAAAAGTACTTCTGGCACGGTATGTATCAAGATGTACATGATTATATCTCATCCTGCGACGTATGCCAACGAATCAAACGACCAACCAACCACCTGAACGCACCTCTACAACCACTACCGATATCGGACACATTAGAGACTTGGCACATAGACTTCCTATCGTTCAACAAAACAACTGAAGGATATCAACATGTACTTGTGGTTACCGACAGTCTGTCCAAATGGATTGAAGCATTTCCAACCAAAACACAGGAAGCCTCTGAAGTAGCCTGGATCTTGTATGCAGAAATATTTGCGAGGTACGGAGCACCAGTAACCTTAGTGTCAGATAGAGGAAAGAACTTTATGTCTAAATTGGTAAGTGCTTTGTGTGAATTTTTCAAGATCAAGAAGATTGCTACAAGTCCCTATCATCCGCAGTCCAACTCTCCAGTAGAAAGGTATAACTCAGTCATCTCACAGTGTCTCAGAGCCTACATTGATAAAGAACAAAACAACTGGCCCAAACTTTTACCAAGTGTTCTGATGTCTCTGAGAAGGTCACCATGCACCGAGTCTACGCAGTACTCGCCTTACAAGATGCTTTTTGGTAAGGAGATGAATCTGGCTTTCGACACACAAATTATTCCCAAGGAAACGATGGGTAAGGATGCAAAACAACACTTTGACGCACTTCTTGATGAGTTAAAAATGGTTGAGGACACAGCAAAACAaaacgtttctcaaaaacgggaACAAACAACAGCTACTAACAATGTAAAATCCAAAGAACCATCTTTTCGCATGCTCCAACAAGTCCTCGTTAAAGTTGAAAAGACGCCGGTGGGTTTTTCCAAAAAGCTACATGCAAAATGGGAAGGACCTTACTACATCGTGAAAATTACAGGTAACAACACATACGGTTTACGAAAGTGTTCAGACAACAAACTTCTAAAAGCGTCTATTCATGcaaatcgtttaaaagcgtaccaCGATCCACAAGATAGACGACTGCAGCCTGTTGAGGATCAAAATCTAGATGCAGGTAAGAATGACAATGAGCTTGCCGAACAAGATAATAAATTGCAAAATCAAACCGGTAAGCCCCTTGCGCCCAATAACACTGTTACCGATTTTCCTCACACGGCCGAAAATGCAAACATGCAGCAAACCGCGGCGCCGAGCAATCCTAGCAATGGCTGGTTTCCGATCAAAAAGATAGTTAAGTCTAGATATGTACAAGGTAAGCGTCAGTACCTAGTGGATTGGGAAGGTAAATACGCCAAAAGTTGGTTACAGGAAGAAGACCTTGGCCCAGGACTCATAC ACCTCAAAGTACAGAATGCGGTGGTATATTTTCTTCATCATCCTTGTGGCTTCTCTGGTTTCACCTGCGGAAAGTTCCAACAAGATTAG